The Brassica napus cultivar Da-Ae chromosome C1, Da-Ae, whole genome shotgun sequence DNA segment TAAGGTGAAGATAAACGCATTGGTTGCTACAGCTCAGAAAGTGCCTGAGGAAGGTTGGACTATGCAAGATGGTACTCCTTGGCCTGGCAACAATGTCCGGGACCATCCCGGCATGATTCAGGTAATCATAATTCTCGAATATGTCATTAGACCAAAGTTGATTTGTTTGTGTCCAACTCGGGCGAAGATTTTCTGCGGATTTCTTCTCTCCCACTTctatctttctttccttatgttTTAAATATGTTGGCTTACCGGAGAGATACCAATTTTTAGCCCATTACCGGAGAGATTTTACGAAAAATGACAGGTGTTCTTGGGACATAGTGGAGTTCGTGATACAGATGGGAATGAGTTACCCCGTCTAGTGTACGTTTCTCGCGAGAAGCGGCCTGGATTTGATCACCATAAGAAGGCTGGAGCTATGAactctttggtaagaggatcaatctgttttttttttttttttttgtctttctcaAACTTTGGTTTAACTAGAActcatttttacttttaatttttgaagATCCGAGTCTCTGCTGTTCTATCAAACGCGCCTTACCTTCTAAACGTGGACTGTGATCACTACATCAACAACAGCAAGGCGATTAGAGAAGCAATGTGTTTCATGATGGATCCTCAGTCCGGAAAAAAAGTTTGCTACGTTCAGTTTCCTCAGAGGTTTGACGGGATTGATAGACACGATCGATACTCAAATCGCAACGTGGTGTTCTTCGATGTATGCATCTTTTTGCTTTCTTCTGTTTATTGTTTCTACTTTCTCTCCCTCCGTTCTCATTTTCTGGTGTGTGGAAACAGATTAACATGAAGGGTCTTGATGGGATACAAGGACCAATATACGTTGGGACAGGTTGCGTCTTTAGAAGACAAGCGCTATATGGTTTTGATGCACCGAAAAAGAAGAAACCACCAGGCAAAACATGCAACTGTTGGCCTAAATGGTGTTGTTTGTGTTGTGGGTTGAGAAAGAAGGGTAAAACAAAGGCtaaagataacaaaacaaacCTTAAAGACACTACTTCAACGCAGATTCATGCTGTGGAGAACATCCAAGAAGGTGCCATCGTTGcaggtaaaaagaaaaaaaaaatacatttcatTGTTAATTAGTGTCAAACGTTGTTGAAAGTCTACAAGACTAAATCAGTAGCTGCTTTTGACTGTTAATTAGTCTCAAACGTTGGGAAGAGATCTGAAGCAAACCAATTGAAACTGGAGAAGAAGTTCGGACAATCTCCGGTTTTTGTAGCTTCTGCTGTTATGCAAGAAGGTGGAGTTCCTCGTAACGCAAGCCCCGCGTGTTTGTTGAGAGAAGCCATTCAAGTCATTAGCTGCGGATACGAAGATAAAACCGAATGGGGCaaagaggtaaaaaaaaaaaaactcattacaAAGTGTTTTTCAGACCatttaacaaaactaaaaaagttCTTGTCTACTTACACGCAGATTGGGTGGATTTATGGATCGGTTACTGAAGATATCTTAACCGGTTTCAAGATGCATTGCCATGGATGGAGATCTGTATACTGTATGCCAAAGCGTCCAGCCTTCAAAGGATCAGCTCCAATTAACTTGTCTGATCGTCTTCATCAAGTCCTACGTTGGGCTCTCGGCTCTGTGGAGATTTTCTTGAGCAGGCACTGTCCCATATGGTACGGTTACGGTGGTGGTTTAAAATGGTTGGAGAGATTCTCTTACATCAACTCTGTTGTCTATCCCTGGACTTCACTTCCCCTCATCGTCTACTGCTCTCTCCCAGCTGTCTGTCTTCTCACCGGAAAATTCATCGTCCCCGAGATAAGCAACTACGCGGGGATCCTCTTCATGCTCATGTTCATGTCCATAGCGGTAACTGGGATCCTCGAGATGCAATGGGGAGGCGTGGGGATCGACGACTGGTGGAGAAACGAGCAGTTCTGGGTGATAGGAGGAGCCTCTTCGcatctctttgctctctttcaAGGTTTGCTCAAAGTTTTAGCTGGAGTTGACACTAACTTCACGGTCACGTCAAAAGCGGCAGACGATGGAGCTTTCTCTGAGCTTTACATTTTCAAATGGACGACTCTGTTGATTCCTCCGACGACGCTTCTGATCATAAACATCATCGGAGTTATTGTTGGTGTTTCGGATGCAATTAGCAATGGTTATGACTCTTGGGGACCTCTCTTTGGGAGGCTCTTCTTCGCTCTTTGGGTCATTGTTCATTTGTATCCGTTCCTGAAGGGTATGCTTGGGAAGCAAGATAGGATGCCTACGATTATTGTGGTTTGGTCCATTCTTCTTGCTTCCATCTTGACGCTCTTGTGGGTTAGAGTTAATCCGTTTGTGGCGAAAGGTGGACCGGTGCTGGAGATCTGTGGTCTGAGCTGTGGAAACTAGTCTATGTAGTAAGAAAGCAGGACATCAGACTTGTTCATCATGGTGAAGAttcaaagagaagaagaaagagtgaAGGCGGTTGTGTTGTTGAAGCTTTGGAAGCTGGTGTGACGATGACGTGTACTcttttggtggtggtggtgcaaGTGTGTTGTAAGACAAAGATGTGcagtattaattattttaaggtATACTAATGTTTATACAGATAGAGTTGTtcgcttttctttcttttttacatGTTCTTTTTTCAGTTACTGTATAATAAGACAATGAGTCAAACACTTATGTTAATAATGGATAGTAGTGTTTTCCAAATTTAATGCTCATTTGTTTTTCACTTTTTATTGCACATTTAGTAGTAGATTAATTAGACATGTTCtcttcaattttaaaaatagataggatatctgatcatgaCATTACAAAAATTAATTGGCTCTTGAATAGGAGGGGGAGAACATGTAGGGTCCGACTGGTGACCATCCGAGAAACAAGAGAAACGAATAAAAAAGGAATGTACGGAAATAAAAATTTGACaaggaataattttgttctttaattctctacaaaaaagggaatgaaagggaatgagaggaaattattattctttgtgaatggtaattttttttaggaaCGTTAGGGAATGCATTATTACTCGTCGTTCtctggtcaccattcatacccgTAGAGTTTATGGTGAAATAGagaaagaagttaaaaaaacttGTAATGGGTTAATTTAGTATGATTTACTTAGATCGAATCGAATGGCTGCGATGCTACCGCATGTCACAGAACGTATGAGATGAGAACACGTGGAACGAAGCAAAAGGACCCCAAGACGTGTTAATTCCTTATCTATTTAGGAATGGCTTTGCGTGGGCCCAATCAAATCGTATAATTGAAGGCAAACGTATCTGTATCTCTCTTGCAAAAAAGgaaatatagtaaaaaaaaaagaaggaaatttAGTAAACCTCATCAGAGAAGTTAACAGAGAGATACACGGTAGTCGTTGGATcaaacaacttttaaaaaaatcttgaagTCGGTCATTACATTGGACGGTTCAGGATTagctaattaaaattaatgacattgtagtttccttttttttctttttggccaaaatttccattttttgttcttcatagtttattagttttcccttttttcttttcttatataaaagacGACAACACAATAccagacaaaacaaaacaacaacgaGACACGTAAAACGTGGTGTCAAAAGGGAGACCAGATCAATTCGATCAAAAAATGGAGGTGATTGATTTTTCGGAGACGGAGATGGAAGCAGCGGAGCAGCTAGTGCAATTGAGCGAGGACGATACGTTGAGCTGTAGCAGCGGTACAGGCTTGAGCGGCAGCGGTTGTGAAGGCGGAGGAGTCCATACGAAGAGACACGACGATGTTTTTAGTTCTGAGACTCGTGAGGAGACTAGCGACGGCGTTGTACGGATGATGAATAATAATGCTACAGACGCTCAACGTTTTGTGAAGGCCATCATGGAGACGAACATAATAAGGAGGAGGTATAAGAAGAAAAAGTTTCGATCTCTTGCGAGTCTTTACAGGGCAACCAAGGAGATGACGACGTACGGACTAGTTGATTTAATTAGTCGCAGGTGATTATGGCTGATTACGTTGTAATGACAGCGTGTGTCGTTTGAATATTACTCCTATTATTATTATCGTTTTCCGTGTTTTTGTATCTAATATAATCCATTAGCGCTGAACCTGTCTGTATAGAAGGTGCTGGAAGAAAGAAATGCTGCTTTGCAAATTGAAgctatgaattttaaaattattaacaaaatcCTTTTTctagtattaattaatggaattgttataaaatttattcaaaaataacattaatatatatagtgagTAATTTCAGATGTTATTTAAGACGTGGTCACTGTATATAACTATgatttaaaatcttataaataacgTAACACCATTGTTTAAAGTCTGAGGTAAACTTTCATCGCAATTAATCAAGCTTTCAAAGTAGGATTGTACTCTTGTCTGAATCTGATTAGCTGTTACGAGTAGTCTCTCAAAGATCAATAAACTCAGAGATCAACAGATAAGAACATAGATATATTGATTGTAGCAAGGAATTACAAATGAACTGATTAGTTTTCCTTACACTTCTACACTTGGAAAAGAGGTAACGAGGACCTACACTCAAAACTTCACTCGTCTTAACAAAATGCCGTGAGGTGTGTTCTCTCTTGTGGAAGTTGAAACACAAAcagtttctctttcttttttgttttgttgatttgtatGGCGTAGTCTTAACTTCAGCGTAAATAATATGGGCTTTATTCAAATAGATAAAGCCCATTATTACTATTAAGCATCTAGATCGTTCGTCGTTAAAAAGTGTGGCGCCGTTAATCATGTGAGCAAAAGAAGAAAACCCTAATATTATCTATCGGAGGCCTCCTctctttatataaaaatacgTCATCCTCTCTGCCTCCTTGAAACCACCCAAAAACCACTAATGCATTGTTTTAACATCGTCTGTTTTCGTAGCTTGTGCTCTGTTGTGTTATCATGTAGTTCGTTTGAGCTAATAAAGGGTTGATGATGATAATTGGAAAGGCTTGTTTCTCAAAACATTCGCAGTGGCCGCCTAAGAACTTTCGCCTTTCGCCAGGCTTGAGAGTTTATGCTGCTTTTATCCTTCCTTGGATGTCTGAAACCTTTATATTTATTAgcttttgttcttttatttactaTACTATGATAGGGACTTAGCTTATCATAATGTCTGTTTTAGCTGAATCTAAATGCTTAGTGCTGATAGGATTGAACAAAGTCCCACACATGTTAATCCATCTGTCACACTTTGTCAGCAGTCTCAATTGGTTTATTGCTGATCATTTCATGATGGGATATATCTATGTGGAATCTTTGTTTTGGTAATGGTGAATTTAATTTGGGTCGATGAGGATAAACCTTAAGGCTTGTTTCTCATGTTTTTATCCTTCCTTGGATGTCTGAGACCATTTACTAgactgttttattttatattgtttaatcatattttgtttgttttttgtgaTCTTTTGATGAGGATTAATCTTAAGGCTTGTTTCTCAAAACATTCGCAGTGGCCGCCTAAAGCTTTCGCCTTTCGCCAGGCTTGAGAGCTTCTGATGTTCTTATCCTTCCTTGGATGTCTGAAACCGATCcatatatattgaattatttgAAGTGTTGTGTATTTGTTAATGAAAGATCAATGATGATAAATCTTTAAGGCTTGTTTCTCAAAACATTCGCAGTGGCCGCCTAAAGCTTTCGCCTTTCGCCGGGCTTGAGAGCTAATGCTGCTCCTATCCTTCCTTGGATGTCTGAGATCTTTTTATTCTGTCTTCTCATCTATTTTTCTGGTTTTGTTATTGTGTCATGGTCTCTTGTAATTTTAGCATAGTGGAGAGGACTCTTCTGTTCTAATACAATATTAATCTTTGTactaataaaattgtattagtATCACTTTGATGTTGTTGTATACTATACTTTGGTAAAGAAAATAACTGACCAGTGGCCATgccatttctgaaattgttaCCCGCCAAAAAGTCAATTGTGATTTGAGCTTCAAAGAATTAATGTTTTAGCTATCTGAATTCGCATCTCCGAACCATCCTTTGTATTTCTTAAGCTTGTTAACCATCTATGTGAAAAAAATGTTCGTCTAAATCCATTGTCTAGTTTCTTCTCCTTTTTAAACAAAAGTAGTTATGAATCTATTACAGTGAAGGAAAAATAAACTGCGTTTATTATGTTCTATGTATACGGCTGCTGATTCTACATGTCCATGTCAGACTGATTTAAATCAGACTACTGTCTCCGAGAGCAGCAGAGAGGCGATCTAGTAGTTTGGATGAAAACGTTTGGAAATCAAATTCTCCCTCCTCTCTCTCAGGGGCGAAGCCCACATTCTTGTGTATATGGGCCTTAATGCGTGGAGCTCAGTCCATATGTATTTTTTAATGACACATTAAATGTGCTGCTTCACGCTTTGACGTACTACGAAGGAAAATAAAGGGTGAACAACAACAATTGAAGATATGGCAACGTACACATATGAGTTTCTTTCGCCATAATGTAAGGTTTTGTTTTAGACTCTCTTTTATGtcatttctttctctctctcgtaTTGATTTTTGACAAGTATCAATAAGAAgtcattttcaaaaatcatattcATAGTCAAggcttttgtttttatatgatttattcAATAGGAATGAGATATACTTGGTTGCAAATCAGTTCAAGTTTTTTCaattatcaatcaatccatggtTTCTTTTGTCGACCAATCATATAGCCTAGCTGACTAAAACTTGTGCTCCAATATGTTTCATCGCAAAGCACCCACTCTATTACATATTCTGTTGCGATTGAAAACATGTGTAACAGCAACGTAGAGCAGgtttaaatttgatataaagaATGTATTCTCTGTAAAGTCGTTATATAAAAGCTTGTATTATTGAATCTATGACAATATCGCCTGGAAACATAACCATGAAAAGGAAAACAGTTCACGTGAAAAGCAAAGAATAACGACACTGAGACTGAGTTACTTAACGGAGCTACGCAATTTATATCATACAAAAATTGTAGCAGTAGTGACTCACAAGAAAAGTC contains these protein-coding regions:
- the LOC106438975 gene encoding cellulose synthase A catalytic subunit 2 [UDP-forming]; the encoded protein is MNTGGRLIAGSHNRNEFVLINADENARIRSLQELSGQTCQICGDDIELSVNGELFVACNECAFPVCRPCYEYERREGNQACPQCKTRYKRIKGIPRVQGDDEEDDDDDLDHDGMMDPELVAEAALSSRLNTGRGGSPGSQIPLLTYGDEDDDMYSDRHALILPPSTGYGNRVHPAPFTDSSYAPSQARSMVPQKDIAEYGYGSVAWKDRMEVWKKRQAEKLHVIKHDGPGFNDGDELDDPDMPMMDEGRQPLSRKLPIRSSRINPYRMLILCRLAILCLFFHYRILHPVSDAYGLWLTSVICEIWFAVSWILDQFPKWYPIQRETYLDRLSLRYEKEGKPSGLAPVDVFVSTVDPLKEPPLITANTVLSILAVDYPVDKVACYVSDDGAAMLTFEALSDTAEFARKWVPFCKKFSIEPRAPEWYFCQKMDYLKNKVHPAFVRERRAMKRDYEEFKVKINALVATAQKVPEEGWTMQDGTPWPGNNVRDHPGMIQVFLGHSGVRDTDGNELPRLVYVSREKRPGFDHHKKAGAMNSLIRVSAVLSNAPYLLNVDCDHYINNSKAIREAMCFMMDPQSGKKVCYVQFPQRFDGIDRHDRYSNRNVVFFDINMKGLDGIQGPIYVGTGCVFRRQALYGFDAPKKKKPPGKTCNCWPKWCCLCCGLRKKGKTKAKDNKTNLKDTTSTQIHAVENIQEGAIVAVSNVGKRSEANQLKLEKKFGQSPVFVASAVMQEGGVPRNASPACLLREAIQVISCGYEDKTEWGKEIGWIYGSVTEDILTGFKMHCHGWRSVYCMPKRPAFKGSAPINLSDRLHQVLRWALGSVEIFLSRHCPIWYGYGGGLKWLERFSYINSVVYPWTSLPLIVYCSLPAVCLLTGKFIVPEISNYAGILFMLMFMSIAVTGILEMQWGGVGIDDWWRNEQFWVIGGASSHLFALFQGLLKVLAGVDTNFTVTSKAADDGAFSELYIFKWTTLLIPPTTLLIINIIGVIVGVSDAISNGYDSWGPLFGRLFFALWVIVHLYPFLKGMLGKQDRMPTIIVVWSILLASILTLLWVRVNPFVAKGGPVLEICGLSCGN
- the LOC106373756 gene encoding uncharacterized protein LOC106373756 is translated as MEVIDFSETEMEAAEQLVQLSEDDTLSCSSGTGLSGSGCEGGGVHTKRHDDVFSSETREETSDGVVRMMNNNATDAQRFVKAIMETNIIRRRYKKKKFRSLASLYRATKEMTTYGLVDLISRR